In Thermoplasmata archaeon, the following are encoded in one genomic region:
- the lipA gene encoding lipoyl synthase yields the protein MATVSLAASPIRPAHGLPAWIRTRPPHGDRYPEVREILARERLGTVCREARCPNLAECWSSGTATLMLLGTDCTRRCGFCAVTTRWPRGLVDPSEPERVAAAVHDWGLRYVVLTQVCRDDLEDGGARVLADTVRALRRTSPGVRVELLIGDLGGSERSLESLVVDPPDVLAHNLETVRSLSSRVRDRRAGYERSLEVLARVRELGPPGLVTKSSIMLGLGEGRPELQQAFVDLRRADVDLLTLGQYLRPSAAHLPVARYVPPEEFAQLRREALDVGFAGVEAGPMVRSSYHAEELFWDGRRRRGG from the coding sequence GTGGCGACGGTTTCGCTCGCGGCATCGCCGATCCGGCCGGCGCACGGCCTGCCCGCGTGGATCCGCACACGGCCCCCCCACGGCGACCGCTACCCCGAGGTCCGGGAGATCCTCGCGCGCGAGCGGCTGGGGACCGTCTGCCGCGAGGCGCGATGTCCGAACCTAGCGGAATGCTGGTCGTCCGGCACGGCCACGCTGATGTTGCTCGGCACCGACTGCACGCGGCGCTGCGGCTTCTGTGCCGTCACGACGCGCTGGCCGCGGGGGCTCGTCGACCCCAGCGAGCCCGAACGGGTGGCGGCGGCCGTACACGACTGGGGCCTGCGGTACGTCGTTCTCACGCAGGTCTGCCGCGACGATCTTGAGGACGGCGGCGCTCGGGTCCTCGCGGACACGGTACGCGCGCTGCGCCGCACCTCCCCCGGCGTCCGCGTCGAGCTGCTGATCGGCGACCTCGGCGGCAGCGAGCGCTCGCTCGAGAGCCTCGTCGTCGACCCGCCGGACGTGCTCGCCCACAACCTCGAAACGGTCCGATCGCTCAGCTCCCGGGTCCGGGACCGGCGGGCCGGCTACGAGCGCTCGCTCGAGGTGCTCGCGCGGGTCCGCGAGCTCGGCCCGCCCGGGCTCGTGACGAAGAGCTCGATCATGCTCGGCCTCGGCGAGGGGCGGCCGGAGCTCCAGCAGGCGTTCGTCGACCTGCGGCGGGCCGACGTCGATCTGCTCACGCTCGGCCAGTACCTGCGGCCGAGCGCGGCCCACCTACCGGTCGCGCGGTACGTCCCGCCGGAGGAGTTCGCCCAGCTCCGGAGGGAGGCGCTCGACGTGGGCTTCGCCGGCGTCGAGGCCGGCCCGATGGTCCGCAGCTCCTACCACGCCGAGGAGCTCTTCTGGGACGGACGGCGCCGCCGAGGGGGTTAG